From one Astatotilapia calliptera chromosome 10, fAstCal1.2, whole genome shotgun sequence genomic stretch:
- the kcnj1b gene encoding ATP-sensitive inward rectifier potassium channel 1b: MVSRSSSRMFQLLQGHNQPAGQRNHRTRLVTKDGHCNIEFGNIEYSNQFAYLVDFWTTFVEIRWRFVLLLFVAVFTGSWFIFSLLWYWIAKSNGDLAGQNRTEGHIQCIDNVNGLTTAFLYSLETQTTIGYGGRALTGHCAGTVALIVIQSLVGVFINCFMCGIILAKISLPKKRAKTVTFSHTAVICLKKGSLCLLIRVANLRKTLLIGSQIYGKLLRTTTTPDGETIILDQVDIDFMVDAGKDNLFFVCPLTLYHVINRSSPFFDLSADTLPQQDFELVVFLDGTAESTSSSCQVRTSYIPQEIQWGYSFLPIISHTKTGKYHVDFSNFSKSVRVTTPHCVHCFEADVDQRNHNNHSQENHNNQLKRGIDNPGFQVIDIHDSVDVTTM, encoded by the exons ATGGTCTCACGGAGCAG CTCCAGGATGTTCCAGCTGCTCCAGGGTCACAACCAGCCAGCTGGACAACGAAACCACAGAACCCGCCTGGTCACCAAAGACGGGCACTGCAACATTGAGTTCGGGAACATCGAGTACAGTAACCAGTTTGCGTACCTGGTAGACTTCTGGACCACCTTTGTGGAGATTCGCTGGCggtttgttctccttttgtttgtgGCTGTGTTCACAGGCAGCTGGTTCATTTTCAGCCTGTTGTGGTACTGGATTGCAAAGAGCAACGGGGATCTCGCTGGACAGAACCGCACTGAAGGACACATCCAGTGTATAGACAACGTTAACGGGCTCACAACGGCATTCCTGTACTCGTTAGAGACCCAGACCACCATTGGGTATGGAGGCAGAGCACTGACTGGCCACTGTGCTGGCACGGTGGCTCTAATTGTCATCCAGTCTCTAGTTGGGGTTTTTATCAACTGCTTCATGTGTGGTATCATCCTAGCTAAAATCTCCTTACCAAAGAAAAGGGCAAAGACTGTGACCTTCAGCCACACAGCTGTCATCTGCTTGAAGAAAGGAAGTCTGTGTCTCCTGATCAGAGTGGCCAACCTTCGAAAGACCTTACTAATCGGAAGCCAGATCTATGGGAAGTTGCTGAGGACAACGACCACACCGGATGGCGAGACCATCATCCTGGACCAGGTGGATATTGACTTCATGGTTGATGCTGGCAAGGataacttgttttttgtttgccccTTGACCCTGTACCATGTGATTAACAGATCGAGTCCTTTCTTTGATCTGTCGGCTGACACCCTTCCTCAGCAGGACTTTGAATTGGTGGTCTTTTTGGATGGGACAGCCGAGTCCACCAGCTCCTCCTGTCAGGTCCGAACTTCCTACATCCCACAGGAGATCCAGTGGGGATACAGCTTTCTGCCGATTATCTCCCACACCAAGACAGGAAAGTACCATGTGGATTTTTCTAACTTTTCCAAGAGCGTCCGGGTCACCACTCCACACTGCGTCCACTGCTTTGAGGCCGACGTAGACCAGAGAaaccacaacaaccacagcCAAGAAAATCACAATAACCAGCTAAAGAGGGGGATTGATAACCCGGGCTTTCAGGTGATTGACATACATGACTCTGTGGATGTCACTACAATGTGA